The Bacteroides fragilis NCTC 9343 genome includes the window GACGGCACGCTCAGCAACTCAATGCCTTATCCGGCTATAGAGTATCTACGGAAGAACATATCTGAGATTGAAGATATATGTGGCATATCTCCGTTCAAAACCAATCTTCGATTCAAAGACAAGGGTGGGGATTTATTGGCCATTGAGGTGGACTCTGCGTTTATACGCATGTTTGATGTGCGTATCCTGCAAGGCAATGTCAATTTTCTAAAGAAAAAGAGCAACGAGATAGCCATAACCGAAGCGGTAGCGAAAGAATGGTTCGGCAACGAAAGTCCTCTTGGAAAAGAGATTGAGTTGGGAAGCCGGCCATGTAAAGTGTGTGCCGTTGTCAGCGGATGGTCGCAACATTCAAATCTTTCATACGGGGCCTTGCTTCCGGCACGCCACCATCCAAGCTGGCAAAGCAATTCAGAACAGATATTTGTCCGCATCTTGCCGGATACCGACAAATCAGCTCTTCAAAAAAGGATAAGCAGCCTCGATGCTTCCTCACAGGAGAAAGAGAGTACATTAGGTAAATTGAATTTTACCCCGATTACTTCGCTCCGCTATTCTGATTATCTGCAAAAAGACGAGATCGTTATTTCATTCAACTACATTCGCTATTTTGCAATGGCAGGAGTATTGGTCATTGTATGTTCATTATTCAATTATCTGACCCTGTTTGTCAGCCGTCTTCGAATGCGCGGTCGTGAACTGGGACTCCGAAAGGTTTGTGGATCTACCAACCGTTCGTTGTTCGCATTGCTATCTGTCGAATACCTGATTGTCTTGCTAGCCGGTTCTCTGCTGGGCATGGCTTTCATCGAGGCCTGCTTACCCCATTTCATAGAACTGGCTCAGATATCAGAAGCTACCCCGCTGTATACAGAAGTCATCATTTACATACTGGCAGTCATCGTTTTATCTTTCGGTATTTCACAAATTCCTCTATATTACTTCAGAAGCCGTACGTTACAGAGTAGTATTCGCAATAAAAAAGGAAGTCCCCAGCGCGGAATATTCCGCCGGCTCGGACTGATAGCACAATTGATCATCAGTCTGGGCTTCATCTTCTGCACCACTATCATGATGAAACAACTCTATTATCTGAAAAACACAGATCTGGGAATAGAACGCCACAATATAGGCAATGTTGCTGTCTGGATGAAAGGAGATATTAATGAATGGAGTTCTAAGATCGCCAATTTACCTATGGTGACTGAAGCTCTGCCTCCCCACTACTTCCCGATAGTCCCTACAGGACCTATGATGTATACAGATATTAACGGTTGGGACGGACTCAATGAAACCACTGATGAAACATATTCCGTCGGCCTGATACCTTCGGGCAAAGAGTTCTTCGACTTTTATGGATTGCAGTTGACAGAAGGGGAGTGGCTATCCGAAAAGAACTCTCCCGGAGATGTCATCATTAATGAAACGGCAGCACTGACGTTCGGATGGAGAAATCCAGTAGGAAAACAGTTCTACTCAGAATATGAACACAATCGGACATATTATACAGTAGTAGGAGTGGTGAAGGACTTCAGCTACCTGCCACCCACTATCGCTCCACGCCCTCTCGCCTTTGTCCGCACTGAAGAGCAGAAATATCTATGGTCTCGTGCCAGTATTCTTTTTAAGTTTACGGAAGGGAGTTGGGAGGCCTGCAAAGATACGATCCGGAAAATGAAAGAAGAAGATTTTCCCTCTTCGTTCTTGAGACTTTATAACGAGGAAGAGGAGTATAATAAATATCTGCGTTCCGAAAGTGCGTTGATGACCCTGTTGGGGATCGTTTCTATCGTATGCGTCATTATCTCTATTTTCGGCATCTTTTCGCAAGTAACTTTGTCGTGCGAACAAAGACGCAAAGAGATCGCTATCCGCAAAGTGAATGGAGCCACCATAGGAAGTATCCTGCAGATGTTCATCAAAGAATATTTCGTCCTTTTGCTTGTCGCGGCTCTTATAGCATTCCCGGCAAGCTATGGAATGATGAGAGTGTGGATAGAAAGTTACGTCAGACAAACTTCCACCCCATTTTGGATATATATCGTCCTGTTTGCAGGTATCGGTATCATCATCGTCATCAGCATCTTCTGGAGAGTGTGGAATGCAGCCAAACAAAATCCGGCGGAAGTAGTAAAAACAGAATAAAAAAGGATCTAATAATATGATACGACATTATTTGAAAATTGCATGTAGGAATTTGCTGAAATACAAGACTCAGAGTATCATCAGCATCCTAGGATTAGCTATCGGATTTACCTGTTTTGCGCTTGCTGTCTTATGGATACGTTACGAAATGACATACGACACCTTCCATGAAGGTTTTGACCGTATTCATTTGGTGTATCAGAAATCGGCATTAAGTGACACAGGCGTTACAACAACAATTCCATATCCGGTATCCACTTCTTTAGAAAAGCAGTTTCCGGAAGTGGAAGATGCCTGCGGTTTTCTTTTTTATGAACAGGAAGTGACAGTAGACGATGGCGCTATCCGGCAACTGTATGAAATCAATGCAGACTCTTGCTTCATGCATATGTTCGGGATACAAGTACTCTCCGGCAGCCTTGATTTCCTGGAATCGGAAGAGCGGATAGCACTGACAGAGCATGCGGCCAAGGAACTTTTCGGTACGGAAAATCCGATCGGGAAGGAAATCAAACTGTATGGTGCCCCTAAAACCGTATGTGCGATCGTCAACGGATGGAACCGTCATACCAATTTACCTTTTTCTATTTTAACGGGAGGAATACGTCAATGGCATAATGCATGGTATCACGGAGGATTCCATGTATTTATAAAATTGCACAAAGAAGTAAATGCCGAGGCTTTTCAGAAAAAACTGGAACAAACGAAACTCGAAACAGACA containing:
- a CDS encoding ABC transporter permease; translation: MIRHYFKIAFRNLLKYKTQSIISIIGLAVGITCFALATLWIRYEMTYDTFHRRADDIYLVRAQLTITDGTLSNSMPYPAIEYLRKNISEIEDICGISPFKTNLRFKDKGGDLLAIEVDSAFIRMFDVRILQGNVNFLKKKSNEIAITEAVAKEWFGNESPLGKEIELGSRPCKVCAVVSGWSQHSNLSYGALLPARHHPSWQSNSEQIFVRILPDTDKSALQKRISSLDASSQEKESTLGKLNFTPITSLRYSDYLQKDEIVISFNYIRYFAMAGVLVIVCSLFNYLTLFVSRLRMRGRELGLRKVCGSTNRSLFALLSVEYLIVLLAGSLLGMAFIEACLPHFIELAQISEATPLYTEVIIYILAVIVLSFGISQIPLYYFRSRTLQSSIRNKKGSPQRGIFRRLGLIAQLIISLGFIFCTTIMMKQLYYLKNTDLGIERHNIGNVAVWMKGDINEWSSKIANLPMVTEALPPHYFPIVPTGPMMYTDINGWDGLNETTDETYSVGLIPSGKEFFDFYGLQLTEGEWLSEKNSPGDVIINETAALTFGWRNPVGKQFYSEYEHNRTYYTVVGVVKDFSYLPPTIAPRPLAFVRTEEQKYLWSRASILFKFTEGSWEACKDTIRKMKEEDFPSSFLRLYNEEEEYNKYLRSESALMTLLGIVSIVCVIISIFGIFSQVTLSCEQRRKEIAIRKVNGATIGSILQMFIKEYFVLLLVAALIAFPASYGMMRVWIESYVRQTSTPFWIYIVLFAGIGIIIVISIFWRVWNAAKQNPAEVVKTE